A section of the Streptomyces sp. V3I8 genome encodes:
- the nuoL gene encoding NADH-quinone oxidoreductase subunit L, translating into MENLIALLVAAPLLGAAVLLCGGRRLDAVGHWIGTVLASASFVIGAVLFADMLGKDEEHRAVGQHLFSWIPVEGFQADVAFQLDQLSMTFVLLITGVGSLIHVYSIGYMEHDERRRRFFGYLNLFLAAMLVLVLADNYLLLYVGWEGVGLASYLLIGFWQHKPSAATAAKKAFLVNRVGDMGLSIAIMLMFTTFGTFAFGPVLEATGETGEGKLTAIGLMLLLAACGKSAQVPLQSWLGDAMEGPTPVSALIHAATMVTAGVYLIVRSGEIFNAAPDAQLVTTVVGAVTLLFGAIVGCAKDDIKKALAGSTMSQIGYMILAAGLGPIGYVFAIMHLVTHGFFKAGLFLGAGSVMHGMNDEVDMRKYGGLRKHMPVTFVTFGLGYLAIIGFPGLSGFFSKDKIIEAAFAKGGTEGWILGGVALLGAAITAFYMTRVMLMTFFGEERWRNRPTPSPAESDVEPAAEHHGEHTEPHPHESPKSMTIPMIVLAFGSVFAGGFFGIGDRFLHWLEPVTEHAHGHPPIGATTITLATVTVMVVGVGLAYLRYGRRPVPVVAPRGSLLTRAARRDLLQDDFNHVVLVRGGEHLTRSLVYVDHTLVDGVVNGTAASMGGLSGRLRKLQNGYARSYAVSMFGGAAILIAATLLMRAV; encoded by the coding sequence GTGGAGAATCTGATCGCGCTGCTGGTGGCAGCGCCTCTGCTCGGAGCGGCCGTACTGCTGTGCGGCGGCAGACGGCTCGATGCCGTCGGCCACTGGATCGGCACGGTCCTCGCGTCCGCCTCCTTCGTGATCGGCGCGGTCCTCTTCGCCGACATGCTGGGCAAGGACGAGGAGCACCGGGCCGTCGGCCAGCACCTGTTCAGCTGGATCCCCGTCGAGGGCTTCCAGGCGGACGTCGCCTTCCAGCTCGACCAGCTGTCGATGACGTTCGTGCTGCTGATCACCGGCGTCGGCTCGCTCATCCATGTGTACTCGATCGGGTACATGGAGCACGACGAGCGCCGCCGCCGCTTCTTCGGCTATCTGAACCTGTTCCTCGCGGCGATGCTGGTGCTCGTCCTCGCCGACAACTACCTCCTGCTGTACGTCGGCTGGGAGGGCGTGGGCCTCGCCTCGTACCTGCTCATCGGCTTCTGGCAGCACAAGCCCAGCGCCGCCACCGCCGCGAAGAAGGCCTTCCTGGTCAACCGCGTCGGCGACATGGGCCTGTCGATCGCCATCATGCTGATGTTCACCACCTTCGGCACCTTCGCCTTCGGGCCGGTCCTGGAGGCCACCGGTGAGACGGGCGAGGGCAAGCTCACCGCCATCGGCCTGATGCTGCTGCTCGCCGCCTGCGGCAAGTCCGCCCAGGTGCCGCTGCAGTCCTGGCTCGGCGACGCGATGGAGGGCCCGACCCCGGTCTCGGCCCTCATCCACGCCGCGACCATGGTGACCGCGGGCGTGTACCTGATCGTCCGCTCCGGGGAGATCTTCAACGCCGCGCCGGACGCCCAGCTGGTCACCACCGTCGTCGGAGCGGTCACGCTGCTGTTCGGTGCGATCGTCGGTTGCGCCAAGGACGACATCAAGAAGGCGCTCGCCGGTTCGACCATGTCGCAGATCGGCTACATGATCCTCGCGGCGGGCCTCGGCCCGATCGGCTACGTCTTCGCGATCATGCACCTGGTGACGCACGGCTTCTTCAAGGCCGGGCTCTTCCTCGGCGCCGGTTCGGTCATGCACGGCATGAACGACGAGGTCGACATGAGGAAGTACGGCGGCCTGCGCAAGCACATGCCGGTCACCTTCGTGACGTTCGGCCTCGGCTACCTCGCCATCATCGGCTTCCCGGGCCTGTCCGGCTTCTTCTCCAAGGACAAGATCATCGAGGCCGCCTTCGCCAAGGGCGGCACCGAGGGCTGGATCCTCGGCGGCGTGGCCCTGCTGGGCGCGGCCATCACCGCGTTCTACATGACGCGCGTGATGCTGATGACGTTCTTCGGAGAGGAGCGCTGGAGGAACCGGCCGACCCCGTCACCCGCCGAGTCGGACGTGGAGCCGGCCGCCGAGCACCACGGCGAGCACACGGAACCGCACCCGCACGAGTCGCCGAAATCCATGACGATCCCCATGATCGTGCTGGCCTTCGGATCGGTCTTCGCGGGCGGTTTCTTCGGCATCGGCGACCGCTTCCTGCACTGGCTGGAGCCCGTCACCGAGCACGCGCACGGCCACCCGCCGATCGGCGCGACGACGATCACGCTCGCCACGGTGACCGTCATGGTCGTCGGCGTCGGCCTCGCCTACCTCCGGTACGGGCGCCGCCCCGTCCCGGTCGTCGCCCCGCGCGGCTCGCTGCTCACCCGGGCCGCCCGCCGCGACCTCCTCCAGGACGACTTCAACCACGTCGTCCTGGTGCGCGGCGGCGAGCACCTCACCCGCTCCCTGGTGTACGTCGACCACACCCTGGTCGACGGGGTCGTCAACGGCACGGCGGCCTCCATGGGCGGTCTCTCCGGACGGCTCCGCAAGCTGCAGAACGGCTACGCGCGCTCGTACGCCGTCTCGATGTTCGGCGGTGCGGCGATCCTCATCGCCGCGACCCTGCTGATGAGGGCGGTCTGA
- a CDS encoding NADH-quinone oxidoreductase subunit M, which produces MSFPLLTATAALPAIGAIATAAVPATRRTAAKWLALLVSLATLVLAVVVLVRFDPDGDRYQLTESHSWIKDFGVRYELGVDGIAVALIALTALLIPFIILAGWHDADPLETHSSRWRPTQGFFALILGVEAMVIISFEATDVFLFYIFFEAMLIPMYFLIGGFGDRAHAGSDEHAAAQRSYAAVKFLLYNLAGGLIMLAAVIGLYVVAGNFSLQQIAEARANGSLDMATNTERWLFLGFFFAFAVKAPLWPLHTWLPNAMGESTAPVAVLITAVVDKVGTFAMLRFCLQLFPEASKWATPVILVLALISIVYGALLAVGQRDIKRLVAYASISHFGFIVMGIFAMTSQGQSGATLYMVNHGISTAALMLVAGFLITRRGSRLIADYGGVQKVAPVLAGTFLVGSLATLSLPGLAPFVSEFLVLVGTFARYPVIGIIATFGIVLAALYTLVLYQRTMTGPVKPGVSAMPDLRVRELAVVAPLIALLIFLGVYPKPLTDIVNPAVKQTMSDVHKKDPQPEVEAAK; this is translated from the coding sequence ATGTCCTTTCCTCTGCTGACAGCGACGGCGGCCCTCCCGGCGATCGGGGCGATCGCCACGGCCGCCGTGCCGGCCACCCGCCGCACCGCCGCCAAGTGGCTGGCGCTGCTCGTCTCGCTCGCCACCCTGGTCCTCGCCGTCGTCGTCCTGGTCCGCTTCGACCCCGACGGCGACCGCTACCAGCTCACCGAGTCGCACTCCTGGATCAAGGACTTCGGGGTGCGGTACGAGCTGGGCGTCGACGGCATCGCGGTGGCGCTGATCGCGCTGACCGCCCTGCTGATCCCGTTCATCATCCTCGCGGGCTGGCACGACGCCGACCCGCTGGAGACCCACAGCAGCCGCTGGCGGCCGACGCAGGGCTTCTTCGCCCTGATCCTCGGCGTCGAGGCGATGGTGATCATCTCCTTCGAGGCCACCGACGTCTTCCTCTTCTACATCTTCTTCGAAGCCATGCTCATCCCGATGTACTTCCTCATCGGCGGCTTCGGGGACCGGGCCCACGCCGGTTCGGACGAGCACGCGGCGGCGCAGCGCAGTTACGCCGCCGTGAAGTTCCTCCTCTACAACCTGGCCGGCGGCCTGATCATGCTGGCCGCGGTGATCGGCCTCTACGTGGTGGCGGGGAACTTCTCGCTCCAGCAGATCGCCGAGGCCCGGGCCAACGGCTCGCTGGACATGGCGACCAACACCGAGCGGTGGCTGTTCCTGGGCTTCTTCTTCGCCTTCGCGGTGAAGGCGCCCCTGTGGCCGCTGCACACCTGGCTGCCCAACGCGATGGGGGAGTCCACCGCCCCGGTCGCCGTCCTGATCACGGCGGTGGTCGACAAGGTCGGCACCTTCGCGATGCTCCGCTTCTGCCTCCAGCTCTTCCCGGAGGCCTCGAAGTGGGCGACGCCGGTCATCCTCGTGCTCGCCCTGATCAGCATCGTCTACGGGGCGCTGCTCGCGGTCGGCCAGCGGGACATCAAGCGCCTGGTGGCGTACGCGTCGATCTCCCACTTCGGCTTCATCGTCATGGGCATCTTCGCGATGACCAGCCAGGGACAGTCGGGCGCGACGCTCTACATGGTCAACCACGGGATCTCGACGGCCGCGCTGATGCTGGTGGCCGGCTTCCTGATCACGCGGCGCGGCTCACGCCTGATCGCCGACTACGGAGGGGTGCAGAAAGTCGCTCCGGTGCTCGCGGGCACCTTCCTGGTCGGCAGCCTCGCGACGCTGTCGCTGCCCGGGCTCGCGCCGTTCGTCAGTGAGTTCCTGGTCCTGGTCGGCACGTTCGCGCGCTATCCGGTGATCGGGATCATCGCCACCTTCGGCATCGTGCTCGCCGCGCTCTACACACTCGTCCTCTACCAGCGGACGATGACGGGCCCGGTGAAGCCCGGCGTCTCGGCCATGCCCGACCTCAGGGTGCGGGAGCTCGCGGTGGTCGCCCCGCTGATCGCCCTGCTGATCTTCCTCGGGGTCTACCCGAAGCCCCTCACCGACATCGTCAACCCGGCGGTCAAGCAGACCATGTCCGACGTACACAAGAAGGACCCCCAGCCCGAGGTGGAGGCCGCCAAGTGA
- the nuoI gene encoding NADH-quinone oxidoreductase subunit NuoI: MADEQKETKTGFQNPVAGFGVTFKAMFKKRLTEQYPEQEKTTAPRFHGRHQLNRHPDGLEKCIGCELCAWACPADAIYVEGAENTEEERYSPGERYGRVYQINYARCILCGLCIEACPTRALTMTNEFELADSSRANLIYTKEQLLAGLDEGMVESPHSIFPGTDEQDYYRGLVTEAAPGTERQVAVSRGEVPQEGASTFGEDEPASGQVIGR; this comes from the coding sequence ATGGCTGATGAGCAGAAGGAGACCAAGACCGGTTTCCAGAATCCCGTCGCAGGCTTCGGCGTGACCTTCAAGGCCATGTTCAAGAAGCGGCTGACCGAGCAGTATCCGGAGCAGGAGAAGACGACAGCCCCGCGCTTCCACGGCCGCCACCAGCTCAACCGGCATCCGGACGGCCTGGAGAAGTGCATCGGCTGCGAGCTGTGCGCCTGGGCCTGTCCCGCCGACGCCATCTACGTGGAGGGCGCGGAGAACACCGAGGAGGAGCGCTACTCCCCGGGCGAGCGGTACGGGCGGGTCTACCAGATCAACTACGCCCGCTGCATCCTGTGCGGCCTGTGCATCGAGGCGTGCCCCACGCGCGCGCTGACGATGACCAACGAGTTCGAGCTGGCCGACAGCAGCCGTGCCAACCTCATCTACACCAAGGAGCAGCTCCTCGCCGGCCTGGACGAGGGCATGGTCGAGTCGCCGCACTCGATCTTCCCGGGCACGGACGAGCAGGACTACTACCGCGGGCTGGTCACCGAGGCCGCGCCGGGTACGGAGCGCCAGGTCGCCGTCTCCAGGGGCGAGGTCCCGCAGGAGGGCGCGTCGACCTTCGGCGAGGACGAGCCCGCGTCGGGGCAGGTGATCGGCCGATGA
- the nuoK gene encoding NADH-quinone oxidoreductase subunit NuoK gives MNPVNYLYLAALLFTIGASGVLIRRNAIVVFMCVELMLNACNLAFVAFSRMHGNLDGQIIAFFTMVVAAAEVVVGLAIIVSLFRSRHSASVDDASLMKL, from the coding sequence GTGAATCCGGTCAACTACCTCTACCTGGCCGCCCTGTTGTTCACGATCGGCGCCTCGGGCGTCCTGATCAGGCGGAACGCGATCGTGGTGTTCATGTGCGTCGAGCTGATGCTCAACGCCTGCAACCTCGCGTTCGTCGCCTTCTCCCGCATGCACGGCAACCTCGACGGCCAGATCATCGCCTTCTTCACGATGGTCGTCGCCGCCGCGGAGGTCGTGGTCGGGCTCGCGATCATCGTGTCGCTGTTCCGTTCCCGCCACTCGGCCTCGGTCGACGACGCCAGCCTGATGAAGCTGTAA
- the nuoN gene encoding NADH-quinone oxidoreductase subunit NuoN — MSATAVHSLWTTAADPIQKIDAPNIEYGQLSPTLIVIGAAVVGILVEAFVPRRSRYHVQLFVSVVALAAAFAAVVGLAASGYSGTKAGIAAMGAIAVDGPALFLQGTILLAGVLGVFTFAERRLDPVAHGNRVDSFAAQAASVPGSDSEKAAVKAGFATTEVFPLLLFAIGGMLVFPAANDLLTLFIALEVLSLPLYLLCAVARRKRIMSQEAAVKYFLLGAFASAFTLFGIALLYGYAGSVSYATIAQVVDGTVETVNPALAGTMGNDALLLIGAAMVVMGLLFKVGAVPFHMWTPDVYQGAPTPVTGFMAAATKVAAFGALLRLLYVVLPGLRWDWRPVMMGVAVVTMLGGAIVAITQTDIKRLLAYSSIAHAGFILSGVIAMTPDGVSSVLFYLGAYSFVTIGAFAVVTLVRDAGGEATHLSKWAGLGRRSPLVAAVFAVFLLAFAGIPLTSGFAGKFAVFKAAAEGGASALVVVGVISSAIAAFFYIRVIVLMFFSEPRPEGPTVAVPSPLTMTAIAVGVAVTLVLGVAPQYFLDLAGQAGVFVR; from the coding sequence GTGAGCGCAACAGCCGTCCACAGCCTGTGGACAACGGCGGCCGATCCGATCCAGAAGATCGACGCCCCGAACATCGAGTACGGGCAGCTGTCGCCCACCCTGATCGTCATCGGGGCGGCGGTCGTCGGCATCCTGGTCGAGGCCTTCGTGCCGCGCAGGTCCCGCTACCACGTCCAGCTGTTCGTGTCCGTCGTCGCCCTCGCCGCCGCGTTCGCCGCGGTCGTCGGGCTCGCGGCGAGCGGATACAGCGGTACGAAGGCCGGCATCGCCGCGATGGGCGCCATCGCGGTCGACGGACCGGCGCTCTTCCTGCAGGGCACGATCCTGCTGGCCGGTGTGCTGGGCGTGTTCACGTTCGCCGAACGGCGCCTGGACCCCGTGGCGCACGGCAACCGCGTCGACTCGTTCGCCGCGCAGGCCGCGTCCGTGCCCGGCAGCGACAGCGAGAAGGCCGCGGTCAAGGCCGGGTTCGCCACCACCGAGGTGTTCCCGCTGCTGCTCTTCGCCATCGGCGGCATGCTCGTCTTCCCGGCGGCGAACGACCTGCTGACGCTGTTCATCGCGCTGGAGGTCCTCTCGCTGCCGCTCTACCTGCTGTGCGCCGTGGCCCGCCGCAAGCGGATCATGTCGCAGGAGGCCGCGGTCAAGTACTTCCTGCTCGGCGCCTTCGCCTCCGCGTTCACCCTCTTCGGCATCGCCCTGCTCTACGGCTACGCCGGCTCCGTGTCGTACGCGACGATCGCACAGGTCGTCGACGGCACGGTGGAGACGGTGAACCCGGCACTCGCCGGCACCATGGGCAACGACGCGCTGCTGCTCATCGGCGCCGCCATGGTCGTCATGGGCCTGCTGTTCAAGGTCGGCGCGGTGCCGTTCCACATGTGGACCCCGGACGTCTACCAGGGTGCGCCGACCCCGGTGACCGGCTTCATGGCCGCCGCGACCAAGGTGGCCGCCTTCGGCGCGCTGCTGCGGCTCCTGTACGTCGTCCTGCCGGGCCTGCGCTGGGACTGGCGGCCGGTGATGATGGGCGTCGCGGTCGTCACCATGCTGGGCGGCGCGATCGTCGCGATCACCCAGACCGACATCAAGCGGCTCCTCGCGTACTCGTCCATCGCGCACGCGGGATTCATCCTCTCCGGTGTCATCGCCATGACCCCGGACGGGGTGTCGTCGGTCCTGTTCTACCTGGGCGCCTACTCCTTCGTGACGATCGGTGCGTTCGCGGTCGTCACCCTCGTCCGGGACGCGGGGGGCGAGGCCACCCACCTCTCCAAATGGGCCGGACTGGGACGCAGGTCACCCCTGGTGGCGGCCGTGTTCGCGGTCTTCCTGCTGGCCTTCGCGGGCATCCCGCTGACCTCCGGCTTCGCCGGCAAGTTCGCCGTGTTCAAGGCGGCGGCCGAGGGCGGCGCGAGCGCGCTCGTCGTGGTCGGCGTGATCTCGTCGGCCATCGCGGCGTTCTTCTACATCCGGGTGATCGTGCTGATGTTCTTCAGCGAGCCGCGCCCGGAGGGACCGACGGTCGCCGTGCCGTCGCCCCTGACGATGACGGCGATCGCGGTCGGGGTGGCGGTCACGCTGGTGCTCGGTGTGGCGCCGCAGTACTTCCTCGACCTGGCGGGACAGGCGGGCGTCTTCGTCCGCTGA
- a CDS encoding NADH-quinone oxidoreductase subunit J, producing the protein MTAQLAAPSGSLAVDATTSLAAYSTSTGEAVQFWILGTVAVIGALCTVFMKKSVHSALCLAGTMIILAVFYLANGAYFLGIVQVVVYTGAIMMLFLFVVMLVGVTAADSLTETIRGQRWLALLCGLGFGILLCAGIGNASLTEFNGLAQANAGGNVEGLAALIFTKYVFAFEITGALLITAAVGAMVLTHRERTERAKTQRELAQERVRANVQLPPLPAPGVYARHNAVDNPGLLPDGTPSELTVISTLRERGQIRDVSDEAIRDLKALEQRSGERLGREEREEEAAK; encoded by the coding sequence ATGACCGCGCAACTCGCCGCGCCCTCCGGGTCCCTGGCCGTCGACGCCACCACCTCCCTCGCGGCCTACTCGACCTCCACCGGTGAGGCCGTCCAGTTCTGGATCCTCGGCACCGTCGCCGTGATCGGCGCCCTGTGCACCGTCTTCATGAAGAAGTCCGTGCACAGCGCGCTCTGCCTCGCCGGGACCATGATCATCCTGGCGGTGTTCTACCTCGCCAACGGCGCGTACTTCCTGGGCATCGTGCAGGTCGTCGTCTACACCGGCGCGATCATGATGCTGTTCCTCTTCGTGGTCATGCTCGTCGGTGTCACCGCGGCGGACTCCCTCACGGAGACCATCAGGGGCCAGCGCTGGCTGGCCCTCCTGTGCGGCCTGGGCTTCGGGATCCTGCTGTGCGCGGGCATCGGCAACGCCTCGCTGACGGAGTTCAACGGCCTCGCGCAGGCCAACGCCGGCGGCAACGTGGAGGGCCTGGCCGCCCTCATCTTCACGAAGTACGTCTTCGCCTTCGAGATCACCGGCGCCCTGCTCATCACGGCCGCCGTCGGCGCCATGGTGCTCACCCACCGCGAGCGCACCGAGCGGGCCAAGACCCAGCGCGAACTGGCACAGGAACGCGTACGGGCGAACGTGCAGCTTCCGCCGCTGCCCGCCCCCGGCGTCTACGCCCGGCACAACGCGGTGGACAACCCCGGTCTCCTGCCGGACGGCACCCCGTCCGAGCTGACCGTCATCAGCACGCTGCGCGAGCGCGGCCAGATCCGTGACGTGTCGGACGAGGCCATCAGGGACCTCAAGGCACTCGAGCAGCGTTCCGGAGAGCGGCTCGGCCGCGAAGAGCGCGAAGAGGAGGCCGCGAAGTGA
- the nuoH gene encoding NADH-quinone oxidoreductase subunit NuoH, producing the protein MTANLAAPAYLAAEDLSVFGRDVWWLVVIKAVFCFAFLMITVLFSIVWERKVVAWMQLRIGPNRHGPWGMLQSLADGIKLMLKEDLIVKRADKVVYVLAPIVAAIPAFMAIAVIPFGPADNQISILGERTTMQLTDLPIAMLYILAVASVGIYGIVLAGWSSGSTYPLLGGLRSCAQMISYEIAMGAAFASVFLYSGSMSTSEIVAQQEDRWFVILLPVSFLIYIVTMVGETNRAPFDMPESEGDLVGGFNTEYSSIKFALFMLAEYVNMVTVSAVSVTLFLGGWRAPWPISTFWEGANHGWWPMLWFVVKVQLLLFFFIWLRGTLPRVRYDQLMKLGWKVLIPVSVVWLMLVATVRTLRNENYDFADIALYVGAAVLVLLILSFVADMFRERKDAQEAPDEPVAFDPMAGGYPVPPLPGQELPPVPRRRPRRERELVVSGGPDTDSDGSDGTRDGKEASDG; encoded by the coding sequence ATGACGGCGAACCTCGCCGCGCCGGCGTACCTGGCCGCGGAGGACCTCTCCGTGTTCGGCCGTGACGTCTGGTGGCTGGTCGTCATCAAGGCGGTGTTCTGCTTCGCCTTCCTGATGATCACCGTGCTCTTCTCCATCGTGTGGGAGCGCAAGGTCGTCGCCTGGATGCAGCTGCGCATCGGCCCCAACCGGCACGGCCCCTGGGGCATGCTCCAGTCGCTCGCCGACGGCATCAAGCTGATGCTCAAGGAAGACCTGATCGTCAAGCGCGCGGACAAGGTGGTCTACGTCCTCGCGCCGATCGTGGCGGCCATCCCGGCCTTCATGGCGATCGCCGTGATCCCCTTCGGGCCGGCCGACAACCAGATCTCGATCCTCGGCGAGCGCACCACGATGCAGCTCACCGACCTGCCGATCGCGATGCTCTACATCCTCGCCGTCGCCTCGGTGGGCATCTACGGCATCGTCCTGGCGGGCTGGTCCTCCGGATCGACGTACCCGCTGCTCGGCGGCCTGCGCTCGTGCGCGCAGATGATCTCGTACGAGATCGCCATGGGCGCCGCGTTCGCGTCGGTGTTCCTCTACTCGGGCTCGATGTCGACCTCGGAGATCGTGGCCCAGCAGGAGGACCGCTGGTTCGTGATCCTGCTGCCGGTGTCGTTCCTGATCTACATCGTGACGATGGTCGGCGAGACCAACCGTGCCCCGTTCGACATGCCGGAGTCCGAGGGCGACCTCGTCGGCGGCTTCAACACCGAGTACTCGTCCATCAAGTTCGCGCTGTTCATGCTCGCCGAGTACGTGAACATGGTGACCGTCTCGGCGGTCTCCGTGACGCTCTTCCTGGGCGGCTGGCGGGCCCCCTGGCCCATCAGCACCTTCTGGGAGGGCGCGAACCACGGCTGGTGGCCGATGCTCTGGTTCGTCGTCAAGGTGCAGCTGCTGCTGTTCTTCTTCATCTGGCTGCGCGGCACCCTGCCCCGGGTGCGCTACGACCAGCTGATGAAGCTCGGCTGGAAGGTCCTGATCCCGGTCTCCGTGGTCTGGCTGATGCTCGTCGCGACCGTACGGACGCTGCGCAACGAGAACTACGACTTCGCCGACATCGCCCTGTACGTGGGCGCCGCCGTCCTTGTCCTGCTGATCCTCTCCTTCGTCGCCGACATGTTCCGCGAACGCAAGGACGCCCAGGAGGCGCCGGACGAGCCCGTCGCCTTCGACCCGATGGCGGGCGGATACCCCGTACCGCCGCTGCCGGGACAGGAGCTGCCGCCGGTGCCCCGGCGCCGTCCGCGCCGGGAGCGGGAGCTGGTTGTCAGTGGCGGGCCGGATACTGACAGTGACGGATCCGATGGAACTCGTGACGGAAAGGAGGCGTCCGATGGCTGA